ATTACATACTTTTTATGCCAGAGTTGCTTTGAACTCTTTATTAAGAAACACTGATGACAAAGTGATATACACTTTTTGGGGGGCCTTCTTTACTGAGGTAATATTTAGtgtaatgacagctatgtatAGCTGTTTGGAAAGTACCTTCAGAAATTAAACCATTTTCTCTAGATCTTAAcctctctttttatttaaaaaagactcGGTGTTCATCAATACACACTGTGCATACAGCAAGAAAGAACTTTTTGTATGCTCTTCTTCCACTCTCATAACTTGCCAGTTTCTGTAACCACCAGTGGGTACCAGTTACATGTGGTTTATCACATTAAAGTAGGTTACTTTTCTGCTTTCCCTTTTGGCAAAAGAGTAGCCACTATATTTGCTCTAGCTAAAAGCATTTCTGCATAGTCCATAAAcacatctgacatttttttgccatttttacTTTCCGGCATGTATATTATTGCACTATTGGTTTGTTTCTCTGACAGCTCGTAGTTAGGCGGTTTTCAGCTAGAGTATTTGCTTTAAATCCTTGCTAGAATCATCATGTTTGCATTATAATTTCCTGCAATAAATCGAACATATTCTTCCCATATCACAGTAtttgctgtatatatttttaaagtttattttaaagatttattatcTGTCATTTTTTCATGTTGTGTTTGGTCAATATTTTTCAGCAATATTGAAAGATGCAGATCTTGATCAGTTGTCAGCTAAAAAGGTCAGAAAGATGTTGGAGGCAGAGTTTAAAACAGATTTAACAGACAGGTAATTATACATTTGCAATCCTTAACTTGAATTAATCATGCAAGAGACAAATTTTGAAAGTAATTCTAAGGCCATCTGTTGCCCAAGAAAGTGGTAAGAGTAAGACTTATGTGGAGATTACCTTTCTAATGCTGATCAACTATTTATGGCTAACGACCTTTGTGTAATCTATCATGTATGCAAAAGCTATTGGTCAGCAATTGTCCGGATATACACTTTGTGGCCTTGAGATTGAAACTGCAATATTAAACTGAATAGCATTTTCTGCAGTTTTCAACAGTAAATTATTGGTAAAATAATGCATACCTCACTCAATATATATTtagcatgcatatatatattaaagaaaataattttgaatttttgttgtttgttattagGAAGGAAGAGATTGGTGATCTTGTTATGAAAATGCTAACTGCTGGTAGTGAAAATGACGATGAAGAGGAGAGGAATTCCAAACAGACACAGAAAAATGGCCACACGGACGCAACAAACAAGTTAATCCAGGAACACAACAAAActaagggaaagaaaaatgtcccCAATAAGAAAAGTGACAACTCTGGTAGTGAACAAGATTGTAAAGAAGAGAGTGCTGATGAAGAACAAGATTATGAAGAAGAGAGTGCTGATGAAGATCTCAAAGATGAAGAGGTCTGTATAAAATGTGTATCTATTCATGTTTGCATTGATAGGAGAAAAGGGAATGGCTTGCTTTTCtcctattattataattaagcATAGCGGGATTGtggttattattatattataggTGGCCTTTTTAGAGGGTTGCATATATTTTAGTGGGACACAGAAAACTTCCAAACAGTTGGGTGGTGTTATATCTCTCTTGGTATTTTTATCACACTTTACAAAGACTGCTTGCATCTATACAGACTTTTGGTTTCCTTGTTTGGGTTATGAATGTATAgttctgtatgtatgtatgagagagagatatatacatgtatagctaTTTGTGCCACTCCATTTAAGTTCCACctgacatttttaatgattttgtgCAGGAAGTAGTgcccaaaaagaaaacaaaattagctCCTAACAAAGGAAAGAAGTCTTCTAAAAAGGTACTTTTTCaatatcatttataattttctcaTTAAGATAAGATTaattgatgttttctttatttgcatgtatttatgtattgcAAAAGAGAACCCTTCTGtgtcaacacattttttcagGTTGATGATGAGCAGCTAGCAAAGCAGCTTCAAGATGAAGAGTTTGACACAAGACCTAGCAGACGCTgcaaaactgtaaatatttgggttttttcttcatgatatttttatttcatacacaAACTTTATGTTTTGACTAGAAAGATTTTTTGTCATTCCTCTGTAGCACTTTCAGACTTGGAGACCAGGTACTTGATAACGAAAAGTTGCAGTCTAAATATTCTTCTAAACAACTCAGTCTTAAGATGTGGTAGTAAGCCACTATCTGATAATAGGGAGGCACCCtcattgtgtgtttttaaataagaaaatggtGTTTATGTGATCTCTTTATAAGATGAATTTAATCGTTCTTGACTTAagaccatttatttttaaagatagaGATActtctggaaaataaaatgttttctgattACTGCCTTGCTAGCAACCACAAAAACCCAAGCAACAGAAGGCTAAAAAGGAAAGAGCAAAAGGTAAGCATACACATGAGGTTGAACAAAATCTAAGAACCTTacaggaaatatattttatgtggtgTTACAAAAGCCTCGTGCACTTTGTGAAAAACAGGTCTTAAAAATCTTTGCACCATATTTTTTGTCCATGTCAAAGTATTGGGTAATTTTCAGAAATTAAGCTTCTTGTTGAGaagctaaaaacattttatcttaaTTTAATTAGTTATTAAACATCctttaatttaaattacttATAAAACATTAGGCTTGTCAGAACAGAATCCTGGAATGCAATGCCTTAAGCAAATATGTTTGCACCAACGGTCATGATGAAGAAATTGGTTAGGTGAAAATTTTCTCAAAGACTAAGCTCATGAAAGATACTTTCTGATGTGGAACTTGTGATTGTGATATTCAGTGGCAAAATTGCAGACAATCTCAATGTAGTTCCTCCTGCATCAATAAAATGCTTAAGATCTCTACTTGCCCACATCAGCTATGTGCTGCAAATTACAGTAATTGTCACTTACAGCATTCATGACTGTGTGATCCTATTCAGTGCAAGTAAATAGAAATGGGCTTGTCCTTAATAGTGTCAGTTTGCTATTATCTGTcttctggatattttttttcctggcttTTACAGGAACATCACTGTACAGCAGACCCTGTGCTCTACTTCCTCCTCTCTCTAAAGTCCTTGGGACAGACAGTGTAAGATTTGgagatttttgtcatttgaGACAGTGATTGTGCGGAAGGGTAGTGCCTGTATTCTGTTTGAGGAGGCTGATTTTTAATAATTAGATGATTTGGGAGTAAAAATCTCTAATATGGAAAATTGCTATAGGTTCCTTCATCTAGATAAGCTTTACTGCAATTGTCTTTTTCTAGAAATGTATGcttttaaaatagatttataatataaatgtgtGCTAAGCCTTTTAGATCCTTGGAGAATATTGGTACCACtattttctgttactttttGTGTCTTGTTATCTGTGGTCACTTCATGTTGGTCTATTTTATCAATTAAGAGTCATTCAGGTCTCAAGTAATTTCTGTTGCTTAAGCTTGTTATTTTTCTCACAGATGCCAAGACCAGAGGTGGTTAAGAGACTTTGGGAAATTGCAAAAGAGAGGAATTtgcaggttttttgttttgccttgcTTGTTTAGTGGTAACAACCCCAGatgtataaaaaatttaaacaatttttttcattattgaaTTTTACCTTGATAGTTGTTTGTTAAAACAAGTAGTGTTTATGCTGGTCAGGAACAGTAGGCATAACTGCTaccatttaataataaaaaaaaaccttgggtTGTCTTGATAGCATTTCTTTTGTGTACAGTTTTTTACAGTACATTTAATGTTAAGTTTGAAGATCTATCTAaccttttttaaacttaagttCTTGACGTTTGATTTTCTCCTTTCAAAAGTAGTAGTTAAAGGCCAGATTTTTTTCCACGAGAGAATGGTTTGACACGAGGGGGGTTAGGTGACGTTATTCAATGCCAGCTATCCTTGTGTTCCTGCTTCATCAATTGCTTCCATTCTGGCCTGACAGTTACCCTTACCTGTTTCCCCAGTGTCACACGACCTTTGGCTTCTCTAATAGTTTATATTAGAGAATAGTTTATATTaggatgtctttttttctaagatGCAGCAGTTAGATTGCTTCCAAAATGAGTTACAATGTTtcatctaaattttttttttttacttttcaggATCCCAGCAACAAACAGTTTATGCTGTGTGATGAAGAAATGCAGGAACTTTTTGGTGAGTAGTTGGGGGtgcttcttttctccttttctcaACATCTAAttgattgttattgttgtcatttGCCTTGGTTACTTGGAGACCAGCTTTTGAGATGAAACTGGTGGTCATCTATGGAGTATCCACAAGCACATACAGCTTGTTGTCAAAATCCAATTGATTTATTTTGATCAGTTTTTGTCATGAAAGTGACTTCTGATTGTTATCAAAACACAGTGGATAGGTGTTAAGTTTACATAACACATGAGAAtatattatttccttttttatgagACTGTTTCTAAACTTGTAAAAGGAAAACTACTTGAGATTTCATTTTAGTAATTGTGCTCAAAATTCCTTCTGCGTTATTTTGCAGGCAAGAAGAAAGTGCGTCTGTTTGGAATGATGAAGATCTTGAAACCCTATATAAAAGACTTACCTAAACTCTAACCATAATGCCAGATgccttaaaaatgtgtttaaaccACAATCAAGTTTGGTTCCCTGATagatgacatttttctttcttcactgttgTTGGgtggggttttgtttgtttgttggagagttttaatgtatgtttttgttacattatCTGTTAAGGAAAAATGAATGCTGCTTTCATAGCGAGatgctgttattttcttttggggcattttaatttttgcctTTGTCTCACTCCAGGAGATGTCTTGGATCAATGTAGTGCCTTTTATGTGGAGGAAAAGAATTGTTTACAGAAGTAGTGATAACATCTAAAtagaagattttgtttcttgttataGAGTTGctgaaaaatgatatttttctatttaaaagcACAGTGGTGCAAGTTTTATCTTTGACcgatttgtttaattaaaaaaaaatgttagaataTTTGTCGAAAACATGTTAACTATGGAACTTAAACTTGATTTGGGGATTAAAGTATGGTCAAGTATGTTGATACTGTATACATGCAGAAAGATAATGCATGTGCATCCTGAAACTTATTTTCACACATTGCATATAATAATTCTGGCTGTATTAAcattattgtattgtattactCACCCCTACCAACCAAACATAAATCTTCCAATCAGAGTGAAACTCAGttgatgttttcatttacagTTGACTATAGATTTTGTTAACATGATTAATAACATGTTTTGACTTTGAGTTATGGGCTAATGCTTGCAAGTGTTTTCATTCCACTCTTGCACCCGTAACCTGCTTGGTGTGCTACTGATGATGGACCTATATGTGTGTAATCATAGGTAATGATtttcaccattttatttttaagaacttCTTAGATCATTCACTTTTTTCCCCCTGGTGTTGATTTCTGAAATACTAGTCAgtgttcttttaaaattttgaaaaaagctAGTTAGCAACAACTGCCATCTAAGAACAGATTGCATCAGTTGAGTAGCAAGCAGTCAGTTCAAAAATTTCATTGCCAAGATGGTTCTCAACTGTATGCAAAGATAAGACCCagcagtttgattttttttaacttaaaaatagGAAATTCACTCTGAGAAGTAATTTAAATATTTGCCATAAAGAGGTCTGCAGttcatgtgtatatatctgCACATTTTAGTGCTTTGAAATTTGTGAAACACAGTTTTGAATCTTGAATCTGGCAATACTGCCACCCTTTTTTCCATGGGCGCATGcaagtgtttgtatgtttgtatgcatgtattcccaaagtatttttttaatgggagATAAAATGTTCTCACTTAAATAGAGTGACTTGTGTTcttcataaaacatttttctgaaagcgaagtccatctttaaaaatgtaaataacaaaaaattcatgtataaaatattgctgctctttgtcaacattttgttATCTTATATCTGAAGATTGCCAGGTCGATATttggttatttttgtatttctattttctgtgcagcaatattttaaaagatagtAATGTAGTCTGG
This sequence is a window from Pomacea canaliculata isolate SZHN2017 linkage group LG5, ASM307304v1, whole genome shotgun sequence. Protein-coding genes within it:
- the LOC112563563 gene encoding upstream activation factor subunit spp27-like, whose product is MASVSEEDLRRSIKSILKDADLDQLSAKKVRKMLEAEFKTDLTDRKEEIGDLVMKMLTAGSENDDEEERNSKQTQKNGHTDATNKLIQEHNKTKGKKNVPNKKSDNSGSEQDCKEESADEEQDYEEESADEDLKDEEEVVPKKKTKLAPNKGKKSSKKVDDEQLAKQLQDEEFDTRPSRRCKTQPQKPKQQKAKKERAKGTSLYSRPCALLPPLSKVLGTDSMPRPEVVKRLWEIAKERNLQDPSNKQFMLCDEEMQELFGKKKVRLFGMMKILKPYIKDLPKL